A genomic window from Astatotilapia calliptera chromosome 12, fAstCal1.2, whole genome shotgun sequence includes:
- the smim15 gene encoding small integral membrane protein 15, which translates to MIDVQAWAEYVVEWAAKDPYGFLTTIILALTPLFIASALLSWKLAKMIEARDREQKKKQKRQENIAKAKRTKKD; encoded by the coding sequence ATGATCGACGTGCAAGCATGGGCAGAGTATGTGGTGGAGTGGGCTGCCAAAGACCCCTATGGTTTTCTCACAACTATCATACTGGCTCTCACCCCTCTCTTCATTGCCAGCGCTCTGCTGTCCTGGAAGCTGGCCAAGATGATCGAGGCACGTGACcgcgaacagaagaagaagcagaaacgTCAGGAAAACATAGCCAAAGCCAAGAGGACCAAGAAAGACTGA